A window of the Candida orthopsilosis Co 90-125, chromosome 1 draft sequence genome harbors these coding sequences:
- a CDS encoding Utp21 U3 snoRNP protein, with the protein MVELFDKKRKIEGDSAVKKAPKPSRIFSPFRVLGNVTDSTPFAIGTLGSTFYAVTSTGRTFQIYDLATLHLLFVSQSQTKSKITCFATHHHYVFAAYGNEIGVYRRGRLEKTLTCETTGVITHLCYFGEYLVAGSTEGDLLVFKKSEGSKYPSELYSVLKAVNASVDGDIVGIVHPPTYLNKIAVATTTSVLIVNVRSGKVLFKSPQHQFGEENISCIECAPALDIVAVGTSTGDIFIFNLRKGTILGDKITTSGSESSFKVTSISFRTDGEPHLVAGLNNGDLYFHDLDKNSRVHILRNAHKESFGGVAKAQFLNGQPIVLTNGGDNHLKEFVFDPSLTSTNSSIITPPRHLRSRGGHSAPPVAITFPEEDRTHFILSASRDRSFWSFSLRKDAQAQEFSQRMHKSKDGKRQAGVIASLKEKFPEIIAVSSSEARTGDWENIITAHKDEPFARTWDSSTKRVGRNVLNTVDQGFCKAVCISQCGNFGLVGSSFGGIGVYNLQSGLLRKKYILHKQAVTGLAIDGMNRKMVSCGLDGIVGFYDFGKSKYLGKLQLDTPITSMVYHKQSDLIACTLDDLSIVVIDVTTQKVVRVLIGHSNRISGLDFSPDGRWIVSVGLDSTLRTWDLPTGGCIDGVVLPVVATSVKFSPLGDLIATTHVSGNGISLWTNRAQFKPVSTRHIEEEEFSTILLPNAAGDGGSTILDGALDEEQDKDEYALGKYDSKSQINESLITLSLGPRTKFTTLIHLDAIKQNNKPKEAIKKPEKAPFFLSLSGEAVGDRASVAEGSQHKEVQGSAKEDSRLLSLSEANGHSFESEFTKSLRSSAERNDYASFLEYLVKLSPATLDLEIRSLNSQPPYQEMTNFIRALIIGLKGNTNFELIETIFSLYFKVHGDIVHQTEESSDLRITLNEYTQVSQEMNEKMDEAVKYCSSVINFIL; encoded by the coding sequence ATGGTTGAATTGTTCGacaagaagagaaagataGAGGGAGATAGTGCTGTAAAAAAAGCTCCAAAACCTTCGAGGATTTTCAGTCCCTTTAGAGTCTTGGGTAATGTCACAGACTCAACTCCGTTTGCCATAGGTACCTTAGGATCAACATTTTACGCTGTAACATCTACTGGAAgaacatttcaaatttacGACTTGGCAACACTACATTTATTATTTGTATCTCAATCACAAACCAAATCCAAGATTACCTGCTTTGCTACTCATCACCATTATGTTTTTGCCGCTTACGGCAACGAAATTGGGGTTTACAGACGAGGAAGATTAGAAAAGACGTTGACTTGCGAAACCACTGGTGTCATTACTCACTTGTGCTATTTTGGGGAGTATCTTGTAGCAGGTAGTACTGAAGGTGATTTATTGGTATTCAAAAAGTCTGAAGGGTCGAAATATCCATCTGAATTATATTCTGTCCTCAAGGCCGTCAATGCCAGCGTTGATGGAGACATAGTTGGAATTGTGCACCCACCCACatatttgaacaaaattgCAGTTGCTACAACCACCTCTGTTCTAATTGTGAATGTTCGTCTGGGTAAAGTGTTGTTTAAATCACCGCAACATCAATTCGGCGAGGAAAATATTTCTTGCATTGAATGCGCTCCTGCACTTGATATTGTAGCTGTTGGGACTTCTACTGGTGATATTTTTATCTTCAATTTAAGAAAAGGTACGATCTTGGGAGACAAGATTACCACATCAGGATCAGAATCATCTTTTAAAGTGACGTCGATTTCGTTCAGAACAGATGGTGAGCCGCATTTGGTTGCTGGTTTGAATAATGGGGATTTATACTTTCACGACTTGGATAAAAATAGTCGTGTGCATATATTAAGGAACGCTCACAAGGAGTCATTTGGAGGTGTAGCAAAAGCACAATTTTTGAACGGACAGCCTATTGTTTTAACCAATGGTGGTGATAAccatttgaaagaatttgTCTTTGATCCTAGTCTcacttcaacaaactccTCAATAATTACACCGCCACGTCATTTAAGATCAAGAGGTGGTCATTCGGCACCACCGGTAGCTATAACATTTCCCGAGGAAGACAGGACTCATTTTATATTAAGTGCCTCCAGAGATCGGTCCTTTTGGAGCTTTTCGTTGAGAAAAGATGCGCAAGCACAAGAGTTCTCTCAGAGAATGCACAAATCAAAGGACGGAAAAAGACAAGCAGGAGTCATCGCTTCATTGAAGGAGAAATTCCCCGAAATTATTGCAGTTTCCTCATCAGAGGCAAGAACTGGTGATTGGGAAAACATAATAACCGCACACAAGGATGAACCTTTTGCTAGAACTTGGGACTCCTCTACCAAAAGAGTCGGAAGAAATGTTTTGAACACCGTTGATCAAGGTTTTTGCAAAGCTGTTTGCATTTCACAATGTGGTAATTTTGGTCTTGTCGGTTCCTCATTTGGGGGCATTGGTGTTTACAACTTACAATCAGGCTTATTAAGGAAAAAGTACATTTTGCATAAACAAGCCGTGACCGGTCTTGCAATCGATGGAATGAACAGAAAGATGGTAAGCTGTGGTTTAGACGGAATTGTTGGTTTCTACGATTTTGGTAAGTCTAAATACTTGGGAAAACTCCAACTAGATACGCCAATTACTTCTATGGTATATCACAAGCAATCAGACTTGATAGCATGTACATTGGACgatttatcaattgttgtgattgatgTAACCACGCAAAAAGTTGTCAGAGTACTCATTGGTCACTCAAATCGAATTTCAGGTTTGGACTTTTCTCCAGATGGAAGATGGATTGTATCCGTTGGTTTGGACTCAACTTTGAGAACATGGGATTTGCCTACAGGTGGATGTATTGACGGAGTTGTGTTGCCTGTGGTGGCCACATCAGTGAAATTTTCTCCTCTTGGTGATTTAATCGCAACGACCCACGTTTCAGGTAACGGTATATCGTTATGGACCAACCGTGCTCAATTTAAGCCGGTATCAACAAGACATattgaagaggaagagtTTTCTACGATTTTATTGCCAAACGCAGCAGGTGACGGTGGATCAACTATATTAGATGGTGCTTTAGATGAGGAACAAGACAAAGACGAATACGCCTTAGGGAAGTATGACTCTAAAAGTCAAATCAATGAAAGTTTAATAACGTTGTCCTTAGGCCCAAGAACTAAATTCACCactttgattcatttgGATGCTATCAAGCAAAACAACAAGCCCAAAGAAGCAATCAAGAAACCAGAAAAGGCCCCATTCTTTTTGAGCTTGAGCGGTGAAGCGGTAGGTGACAGGGCCTCAGTTGCTGAAGGTCTGCAACACAAAGAAGTGCAAGGATCTGCTAAAGAAGATAGTAGGCTCTTATCCTTGAGCGAGGCGAATGGGCACTCTTTTGAAAGTGAGTTTACAAAGTCGTTGAGATCTTCTGCAGAAAGAAATGACTATGCTTCATTCTTGGAGTATCTTGTCAAGTTATCTCCCGCAACCTTGGACCTCGAAATTAGATCTTTAAATTCACAGCCACCTTATCAAGAGATGACAAATTTTATCAGGGCATTGATCATTGGGTTAAAGGGTAATACAAATTTCGAGCTTATAGAAACCATATTTTCACTATACTTCAAAGTTCACGGAGACATTGTCCACCAAACCGAAGAATCATCAGATTTGCGTATTACATTGAATGAATACACCCAAGTTAGCCAAGAGATGAATGAGAAGATGGATGAAGCGGTCAAATACTGTTCCAGTGtaatcaattttattttgtaG